In Perca fluviatilis chromosome 14, GENO_Pfluv_1.0, whole genome shotgun sequence, a genomic segment contains:
- the LOC120573555 gene encoding uncharacterized protein LOC120573555 — translation MAHMTTSKPSSLHFYSPNAGESVTLPCVCDDDAMAVMYHWYKQTLGQKPKLMSTFYRHNDDGTFQDEFNNNPRFSLTKVKDKYHLKVSDLQISDSATYYCVGSNLYDFEFCEGTTVNVKGSGLNVPATVHQSSSESIQPGGSVTLNCTVHTGTCNGEHSVYWFKNSEESQPGLIYTHGGRTDQCERKPNTQTHTCVYNLPMKSLNLSHETYYCAVASCGYILFGDGTKLDLEDEVDSPVWVYLLSAALAFTTILSVLLAFSVYKVNKRSCQCTECNVTFSATSTPNIALREDADNLHYAL, via the exons ATGG CTCACATGACAACTTCCAAACCGTCTTCATTACATTTTTACTCACCTAATGCTGGGGAAAGTGTGACTTTGCCATGCGTCTGTGACGATGATGCAATGGCAGTGATGTATCACTGGTATAAGCAAACTCTGGGACAGAAACCAAAGCTGATGTCTACGTTCTATAGGCATAATGATGATGGAACCTTTCAAGATGAATTCAACAACAATCCACGCTTCTCACTGACCAAAGTAAAGGATAAATATCACTTGAAGGTTTCAGATCTGCAAATTTCAGACTCAGCGACTTACTACTGCGTTGGGAGCAACTTATATGACTTTGAATTTTGTGAGGGTACTACAGTCAACGTAAAAGGTTCAGGTTTAAACGTCCCAGCTACGGTCCATCAGTCTTCATCTGAGAGCATCCAGCCAGGAGGCTCTGTGACTCTCAACTGTACAGTACACACTGGGACCTGTAATGGAGAACACAGTGTTTACTGGTTCAAGAACTCTGAAGAATCTCAGCCAGGACTCATTTACACCCATGGAGGCAGGACTGATCAGTGTGAGAGGAaacccaacacacaaacacacacctgtgtcTACAACCTGCCGATGAAGAGTCTGAATCTTTCTCATGAGACTTACTACTGTGCTGTTGCCTCATGTGGATACATTCTGTTTGGAGACGGGACCAAGCTGGACTTAGAAG ATGAGGTGGACTCTCCTGTCTGGGTTTATTTATTGAGTGCAGCTTTAGCATTCACCACCATCCTGAGTGTTTTGCTGGCTTTCTCAGTGTACAAGGTGAACAAAAGAAGCTGCCAATGTACAG AATGTAATGTCACATTTTCAGCGACTTCTACTCCCAACATAGCG TTACGCGAAGACGCAGACAACCTTCATTACGCGCTTTAA